In one window of Methanoculleus thermophilus DNA:
- a CDS encoding HEAT repeat domain-containing protein codes for MYTAGTPRRNDQEVLMATIDDIDTMRDARDVDGLIRALQDPDEFVRAQAALSLGTIADPKAREPLAKMREEDPSASAREAASTAYKWVVGRIQEVEAARGSLESRPPRT; via the coding sequence ATATATACCGCCGGGACGCCTAGACGAAACGACCAGGAGGTTCTCATGGCGACCATCGATGATATCGACACCATGCGGGATGCCCGGGACGTCGACGGGCTGATCCGTGCACTCCAGGACCCGGACGAGTTCGTTCGGGCGCAGGCGGCCCTCTCCCTCGGGACGATTGCAGACCCCAAGGCAAGAGAGCCGCTCGCGAAGATGAGAGAAGAGGACCCGAGCGCCTCAGCCCGGGAGGCGGCCTCGACCGCGTATAAGTGGGTCGTCGGCCGGATCCAGGAGGTTGAGGCCGCCCGGGGGAGCCTGGAGTCCAGGCCCCCGAGGACCTGA